AATTGGGCTTTGTCATGGTCTACCTTTTAACGCTGAAGCTTTTGAATACATGTTTAACAGCGAACAAATTCGTCCGCGTTTAGACGAAATTCGTTCCTTGCCCGCCATAACTTTTATTGGACATTCGCATTTAACCGTTTCTTTTTGTATTGATGGCGAAAAAGTAACACCTTTAATGGATACAATTATCGAATGTCGTCCTGATGCACGCTATATTATTACTGTTGGTAGTGTGGGACAGCCGCGCGACCGTGACCCACGAGCTTGTTGCGGTGTTTATGACAGTGAACAAAGTATATTTACTTACCACCGTTTTGAGTATGACATTCATAGCGCACGACAAAAAATTATCGATGCAGGGTTGCCGACGATTTTTGGTGATCGGCTGCTTATGGGTACTTAGTTTAGTGTCCTTATTTGCATGTTCTAAGCCACCAAGCCTAAACATCGAACGCGTAGTCATCGACGCGCCACGTAGTTGGGATAAAAAAAATTATCAACAACAGGTGCGCCATGACATTAAAAATATTTTAAGCCAAGATAGAAATACTAAATTAGCCATCAATCAAAACTTAAAAAATGCTTACATTTTGCAATTAGAAATACGTCAAGGGTTAAATATAAAGTCTACAGAAAAAGAGCAATCAACATTAATGCAATTAAGCCTGCGACCGCTTAACGAAGGCTTATCCTATGAAACAACTGCCGTACTCTTAAAGAATAACGAAACTATTACGGGTATATTAGAAAGTTTTAAAGAAGCTTGGGAGATCATCACTAAACAGCGACAACTTGATACCCAAAAAGATGAAACACTAATTGCTCTTTTAGACGACCCCGACCCGCGTTTGCGCGATTTTGTAATTATTCGCTTGGGTGATCGC
The DNA window shown above is from Deltaproteobacteria bacterium and carries:
- a CDS encoding metallophosphoesterase family protein; the protein is MRYGILSDVHGNLEALTVVLEKFASMDLDAYIFLGDAVGYGASPNEVCALLRDKVKLSVLGNHDAAVAGRMDYADYYPAARNALRWCSENLEPSHMQWLKEMPYWIEYEQIGLCHGLPFNAEAFEYMFNSEQIRPRLDEIRSLPAITFIGHSHLTVSFCIDGEKVTPLMDTIIECRPDARYIITVGSVGQPRDRDPRACCGVYDSEQSIFTYHRFEYDIHSARQKIIDAGLPTIFGDRLLMGT
- a CDS encoding HEAT repeat domain-containing protein yields the protein MSLFACSKPPSLNIERVVIDAPRSWDKKNYQQQVRHDIKNILSQDRNTKLAINQNLKNAYILQLEIRQGLNIKSTEKEQSTLMQLSLRPLNEGLSYETTAVLLKNNETITGILESFKEAWEIITKQRQLDTQKDETLIALLDDPDPRLRDFVIIRLGDRKSSQAVLPLCQHLNSEPKPELVLRTIGTLVTIGDQRAVEPLIELTAHRDPAFVMQLLYAIGSLGGHNAEAFLITVASGHPIEALRQSAEQALKEMKRPSSNK